The following proteins are encoded in a genomic region of Gossypium hirsutum isolate 1008001.06 chromosome D05, Gossypium_hirsutum_v2.1, whole genome shotgun sequence:
- the LOC107903742 gene encoding fruit protein pKIWI502, translated as MAHFMKRHLISFCTTLAPPPSLLPATVTIFYTLSQVTTETMTVIIPSLPHAHLSAPPLPMSILRRLPFHSLTPCHYRPRRRFATLAAVRQDTTVWTPTPISSIETAAESLFHISIDVSSSPDLAASHTLPGQYLQLRLPDVEKPSFLAIASPPSLAASSGAFEFLVKSVAGSTAELLCGLKKGDVVELSQAMGNGFNIDKIDPPEDYPTVLIFATGSGISPIRSLIESGFGADKRSDVRLYYGARNLRRMAYQDRFKEWESSGVKVVPVLSQPDDSWTGESGYVQAAFSRAKQIHSPKGTGAVLCGQRQMTEEVTSILVADGVSSEKILKNF; from the exons ATGGCTCATTTTATGAAACGCCACCTCATCAGCTTCTGCACAACTTTGGCGCCGCCTCCCTCTCTACTCCCCGCCACCGTAACCATCTTTTATACTCTTTCACAAGTCACCACCGAGACCATGACCGTCATTATACCTTCTCTCCCACATGCGCACCTTAGCGCTCCTCCCCTCCCCATGTCTATCCTGCGCCGACTCCCCTTCCACTCCTTAACCCCCTGCCATTACCGCCCTCGCCGTCGATTCGCTACTCTTGCCGCAGTTCGGCAAGATACCACCGTCTGGACCCCAACGCCGATCTCATCAATCGAGACAGCCGCCGAGTCCCTCTTCCACATCAGCATCGACGTGTCGAGCTCTCCGGACCTCGCGGCCTCACATACCTTACCGGGACAGTACCTCCAGCTGCGGCTCCCTGATGTGGAGAAACCTTCTTTCCTGGCCATAGCTTCTCCGCCGTCACTGGCGGCCTCAAGCGGAGCGTTCGAGTTTTTGGTGAAGAGCGTGGCGGGTTCGACGGCTGAGCTTTTGTGTGGGTTAAAGAAAGGGGATGTGGTTGAGCTTAGTCAAGCGATGGGAAACGGCTTTAATATTGATAAGATCGATCCGCCCGAGGATTATCCGACGGTTTTGATTTTCGCTACTGGGTCAGGAATCAG TCCAATTCGATCTCTCATTGAGTCAGGATTTGGTGCTGATAAGAGATCAGATGTGAGGCTTTATTATGGGGCTAGAAACCTCAGGAGAATGGCTTATCAG GATAGGTTTAAAGAGTGGGAATCTTCTGGTGTCAAGGTCGTGCCAGTATTATCACAGCCAGATGATAGTTGGACTGGTGAAAGTGGCTATGTACAG GCTGCCTTTTCTAGGGCCAAGCAAATTCATAGCCCTAAGGGCACTGGTGCAGTTCTTTGTGGACAAAGACAAATGACTGAG